A DNA window from Castanea sativa cultivar Marrone di Chiusa Pesio chromosome 7, ASM4071231v1 contains the following coding sequences:
- the LOC142642395 gene encoding uncharacterized protein LOC142642395, translating to MCIAVFLWRAHPLYPLILLLNRDEYHSRPTRQLEWWDGGEILGGRDELAGGTWLACSRDGRVAFLTNVREVKCLPDAKSRGDLPSRFLQSKKKPMDFAEEVTKEVDQYNGFNLILIDLCSKTMVYVTNRAKEDNKFVTEVSTGIHVLTNASLDSPWPKAQRLGNNFKELLDTYGEEELPVKEMVEKLMKNTEKDDESMLPHIFPPEREYNLSSIFVDTINPLGRYGTRSTSALFAKAAGEVCFYESHLENDLWKEQTATFQIEETK from the exons ATGTGTATTGCAGTGTTTCTATGGCGAGCTCACCCTCTATACCCACTCATTCTTTTGCTTAATAGGGATGAATATCACAGCAG GCCTACAAGGCAATTGGAATGGTGGGATGGTGGTGAAATATTGGGAGGGAGAGATGAGCTTGCAGGTGGGACATGGTTGGCTTGTAGCAGGGATGGAAGGGTTGCTTTTCTCACAAATGTTAGGGAAGTTAAGTGTCTTCCTGATGCCAAGAGTAGAGGGGATCTCCCATCTCGGTTCTTGCAG AGCAAGAAGAAACCCATGGACTTTGCAGAAGAAGTGACAAAGGAGGTGGATCAGTATAATGGGTTTAACTTGATATTAATTGATCTTTGTTCCAAAACCATGGTATATGTAACCAATAGAGCAAAAGAAGATAACAAGTTTGTCACTGAGGTTTCAACTGGGATTCATGTATTAACAAATGCAAGCTTAGACTCTCCATGGCCTAAG GCTCAAAGACTGGGCAATAATTTCAAAGAGCTATTGGATACATATGGTGAAGAAGAACTACCTGTGAAAGAGATGGTTGAAAAGCTAATGAAAAACACAGAGAAAGACGACGAAAGCATGCTACCTCACATTTTTCCTCCAGAAAGGGAATACAACTTAAGTTCCATATTTGTTGACACAATTAATCCATTG GGACGTTATGGCACTAGAAGCACTTCTGCTTTGTTTGCTAAAGCAGCTGGGGAAGTATGCTTTTATGAGAGCCATCTGGAGAATGATCTGTGGAAAGAACAGACTGCAACTTTCCAGATAGAAGAGACAAAGTGA
- the LOC142642396 gene encoding metallothionein-like protein 4A produces the protein MDTIGRGSAVCNETCSCPVSCPGCVDCRCTTTSVSSTTAKDDHMTCSCGEHCGCNPCSCPKNEHTMGTGKAFCKCGDGCTCATCLAK, from the exons ATGGATACAATAGGTCGAGGTTCTGCTGTTTGCAACGAAACCTGTAGCTGCCCTGTTTCCTGTCCCGGATGTGTGGATTGTAG GTGCACTACCACAAGCGTAAGCTCAACCACAGCCAAAGATGATCATATGACATGCTCATGTGGCGAGCACTGCGGCTGCAATCCGTGCTCATGCCCTAAGAATGAGCATACCATGGGAACTGGCAAGGCCTTTTGCAAGTGTGGTGATGGTTGCACATGTGCAACTTGCCTTGCCAAATGA